Proteins encoded in a region of the Isosphaeraceae bacterium EP7 genome:
- a CDS encoding NmrA family NAD(P)-binding protein, giving the protein MITGKVLVTGATGDTGGATIDELLARGHQVRALAHGQDDRSEKLLERGVEVVYGDLLDFGQVRSALKGVQRAYFVYPIRPGIIQATAQFAQAAREAGVDGIVNMSQISAREDAKSQAATLHWLAERVFDWSGLNVAHIRPTYFAEWLLYVAPMIRKGLLHVPFGTGRHAPIAAEDMGRVIVGILEDPESHRGGVYPLFGPVEFSYQETAQVLSKVLGKEIEYNQVGFDEFKQTLQARARASASNPSSRTFYAKAERTPEQKAGDDFLFQHLHEVAIDHQNGIFAGTNHLVEKLGGRPPMTLQAFIEKHRGAFV; this is encoded by the coding sequence ATGATCACGGGCAAGGTGCTGGTCACGGGAGCGACGGGGGACACCGGCGGCGCGACGATCGATGAGTTGCTGGCGCGCGGACATCAGGTGCGGGCGCTGGCCCACGGGCAGGATGACCGGTCGGAGAAGCTTCTGGAGCGCGGTGTCGAGGTCGTCTACGGAGACCTGCTCGACTTCGGCCAGGTGCGTTCCGCGTTGAAAGGGGTCCAGCGGGCCTACTTCGTCTATCCGATCCGCCCTGGGATCATCCAGGCGACGGCGCAGTTCGCCCAGGCCGCCAGGGAAGCGGGCGTCGACGGCATCGTCAACATGTCGCAAATCTCCGCCCGGGAAGACGCGAAGAGCCAGGCGGCGACCCTCCACTGGCTGGCCGAACGCGTGTTCGATTGGTCGGGGTTGAACGTCGCCCACATCAGGCCCACGTACTTCGCCGAGTGGCTGCTCTACGTCGCCCCGATGATCCGCAAGGGATTGCTCCATGTCCCGTTCGGCACGGGCCGGCACGCGCCTATCGCCGCGGAAGACATGGGACGCGTGATCGTCGGCATCCTCGAAGACCCCGAATCGCACCGTGGCGGGGTCTATCCGCTGTTCGGGCCGGTCGAGTTCAGCTACCAGGAGACGGCGCAGGTCCTGAGCAAGGTCCTCGGCAAGGAGATCGAGTACAACCAGGTCGGTTTCGATGAGTTCAAGCAGACCTTGCAGGCCAGGGCGCGGGCATCGGCCAGCAACCCATCCTCGAGGACCTTCTACGCGAAGGCCGAGCGGACGCCCGAACAGAAGGCGGGAGATGACTTCCTCTTCCAGCACCTCCACGAAGTCGCGATCGATCACCAGAACGGGATCTTTGCCGGCACGAACCACCTCGTGGAGAAGCTCGGCGGGCGGCCGCCGATGACACTCCAGGCATTCATCGAGAAGCATCGGGGAGCGTTCGTCTGA
- a CDS encoding TetR family transcriptional regulator yields the protein MRKSKEEAAQTRKRIVTAAAREFRESGVVATGLSDLMKAAGLTHGGFYKHFESKDQLVEEACAEAVDRLIETMSAAAARGGSKAVAATYLSPVHRDYPSQGCVLAAIGSELSRADEKTRAVVTGGFLKLVDIMAGHDVKIPPEVARRRALVAVSTMIGALTMSRIVTDPVLSAEILKEAEQSLAKG from the coding sequence ATGAGGAAATCGAAGGAAGAGGCGGCGCAGACCCGCAAGCGAATCGTCACGGCCGCTGCGCGCGAGTTCCGCGAGAGTGGGGTCGTCGCGACCGGGCTCTCCGACCTGATGAAGGCCGCCGGCCTCACCCATGGCGGCTTCTACAAGCATTTCGAGTCGAAAGATCAGCTCGTCGAGGAGGCCTGTGCCGAGGCTGTCGACCGCTTGATCGAGACGATGTCCGCCGCCGCCGCTCGGGGAGGATCGAAAGCGGTGGCGGCCACGTATCTGTCGCCTGTCCACAGGGATTATCCGTCTCAGGGGTGCGTGCTTGCCGCGATCGGCAGCGAGCTTTCCCGTGCCGACGAGAAGACTCGTGCGGTAGTGACCGGAGGCTTCCTGAAACTCGTCGACATCATGGCGGGCCATGATGTCAAAATCCCTCCCGAGGTCGCGAGGCGACGAGCCCTGGTCGCGGTCTCGACTATGATCGGCGCACTGACGATGTCGCGCATCGTGACCGACCCGGTATTGTCGGCCGAGATCCTCAAGGAGGCAGAGCAGAGCCTGGCCAAGGGTTGA
- a CDS encoding WD40 repeat domain-containing protein, translating to MVRPRLSARLWALGSVTFITAGVALAQQSAKVAGTLDGHTDPVYSIAWSPDGKSLVTGGFDNTVRVWDAATRKEIKAYQGHANLVLSVAFNKEGTRILSAGLDKTAKLWDFPKVGPVKTLAENPGPVKAVALKADGTLAAAATGNLVKVWDVAAAKVARDLAGHTADVESVAISADGGQIASGDKAKTIRLWNAADGAPAGVLETPADSVLGLAYLPDGKQLLSGGSDGLARLWQLPIVAPRVVDAKAEIKGFSASADGTKAVTAGADKVLRLWNLADGATIKEYPALDQDIVAVSLSGDATKLAVATANKAVRVLELAEGKELSKAENLAAGITALAFRADAAQLAIGGDDNKVRVLNAADGKEIKVLEGHAGPVKALAFAPKDGNLLVTASADKTAKLWNVTEGKATIDFAGHTDAVLSLDPARAGTTLVTGSADKSVRVYNLADGKLLATIVTGQPATLVAISPDGGRVATSGADKLTRVWEAASGRELQSIAQPEPAASVAFGADDKSVITSGTGADKNVRVWAPSALRIFAGHAGPVLAVALSPDGKQAVTGSADKSAKVYTVADGKEVRTLVGHGEAVKAVAVTKDGSKIATGSADKTVKVWNAADGKNLGTSPALAAAVLAVSASPDSKLLAVGLADGSAKVYDLAIADMAKGEKNAIGGIGGPVNTLAWLPDNLTLATGSDDKAIKLWAAGAGGPLKSFDGHTGQIYGVAWSPDSKIVATGAADKSVRFWDVEAGKQARAIEKAHENVVYAVAYSPNGEVVVTAGDDKLVKFFKAADGAPLYTATGHGAPVYCVAYRPDGTLVASGSVDKTIRLWNAADGKEKAKLDGHPDDVYSLSFSPDGKKLASIGYGGNLFLWDVDGAKAIFNQKIAPNTMAYGVAFSPDGKQLAVAASDNKAYILDVP from the coding sequence ATGGTCCGCCCACGCCTTTCCGCTCGCCTCTGGGCCCTAGGCTCGGTCACATTCATCACGGCCGGAGTCGCCCTGGCCCAGCAGTCTGCCAAGGTGGCCGGCACGCTCGACGGGCACACCGACCCGGTTTATAGCATCGCCTGGTCGCCCGACGGCAAGTCGCTCGTCACCGGCGGGTTCGACAACACCGTCCGCGTCTGGGACGCCGCCACCCGCAAGGAGATCAAGGCGTACCAGGGGCACGCCAATCTCGTGCTCTCCGTCGCCTTCAACAAGGAAGGCACCCGCATCCTGTCGGCGGGGCTCGACAAGACGGCCAAGCTCTGGGATTTCCCCAAGGTGGGGCCGGTCAAGACACTGGCCGAGAACCCTGGTCCCGTGAAGGCGGTTGCCCTGAAGGCCGATGGCACGCTGGCCGCCGCGGCGACGGGCAACCTCGTCAAGGTCTGGGATGTCGCCGCCGCCAAGGTCGCTCGCGACCTGGCTGGGCACACCGCCGATGTCGAGTCGGTCGCCATCTCGGCCGACGGAGGGCAGATCGCCTCGGGCGACAAGGCGAAGACGATCAGGCTCTGGAACGCGGCCGACGGCGCCCCCGCGGGCGTGCTCGAAACCCCGGCTGACAGCGTGCTTGGCCTCGCCTACCTGCCCGACGGCAAGCAGCTCCTCTCGGGAGGATCCGACGGCCTCGCCCGGCTCTGGCAGCTCCCGATCGTCGCCCCCAGGGTCGTGGATGCAAAGGCCGAGATCAAAGGATTCTCCGCCTCGGCCGACGGTACCAAGGCCGTCACCGCGGGCGCCGACAAGGTCCTCCGTCTCTGGAACCTGGCCGACGGCGCAACCATCAAGGAATACCCGGCGCTCGATCAGGACATCGTCGCCGTCTCGCTCAGCGGAGACGCGACCAAGCTGGCCGTGGCGACCGCGAACAAGGCGGTCCGCGTGCTGGAATTGGCCGAGGGGAAGGAACTTAGCAAGGCCGAGAACCTCGCCGCCGGCATCACCGCGCTGGCCTTCCGTGCCGACGCCGCCCAGCTCGCCATCGGCGGCGATGACAACAAGGTGCGGGTGCTGAATGCAGCCGACGGCAAGGAGATCAAGGTCCTGGAAGGGCACGCCGGCCCGGTCAAGGCGCTGGCCTTCGCCCCCAAGGACGGCAACCTGCTCGTCACGGCATCCGCCGATAAGACGGCCAAGCTCTGGAATGTGACCGAAGGTAAGGCCACGATCGACTTCGCCGGGCACACCGACGCGGTTCTGAGCCTGGACCCGGCCCGCGCCGGAACGACCCTGGTCACGGGATCGGCCGACAAGTCGGTGCGCGTTTATAACCTGGCCGACGGCAAGCTGCTGGCCACCATCGTCACGGGCCAGCCCGCGACGTTGGTGGCGATCTCGCCCGACGGCGGCCGGGTGGCCACCTCCGGGGCCGACAAGCTGACCCGTGTCTGGGAGGCCGCCAGCGGCCGCGAGCTCCAGTCGATCGCCCAACCCGAGCCGGCCGCCTCAGTCGCCTTCGGGGCCGACGACAAATCAGTGATCACCTCCGGGACCGGGGCCGACAAGAACGTCCGGGTTTGGGCCCCCTCCGCCCTCCGGATCTTCGCCGGCCACGCCGGCCCCGTGCTTGCGGTGGCGCTGTCGCCCGACGGCAAGCAGGCCGTCACAGGCTCGGCGGACAAGTCGGCCAAGGTCTATACCGTCGCCGATGGAAAGGAAGTCCGCACCCTGGTCGGCCATGGCGAGGCCGTCAAGGCGGTCGCCGTGACCAAGGACGGCTCGAAGATCGCCACCGGGTCGGCCGACAAGACGGTCAAGGTCTGGAACGCCGCCGATGGCAAGAACCTCGGCACCTCGCCGGCCCTGGCCGCCGCCGTCCTCGCCGTATCCGCCAGCCCCGATAGCAAGCTGCTCGCAGTCGGCCTCGCCGACGGATCGGCCAAGGTTTATGACCTGGCCATCGCCGACATGGCCAAGGGCGAGAAGAACGCCATCGGCGGCATCGGCGGGCCGGTGAATACCCTGGCCTGGCTCCCCGATAACCTGACGCTGGCCACCGGCTCCGACGATAAGGCCATCAAGCTCTGGGCCGCAGGCGCCGGCGGGCCGCTCAAGTCGTTCGACGGCCACACTGGCCAGATCTATGGGGTTGCCTGGTCGCCCGACTCCAAGATCGTCGCCACCGGCGCCGCCGACAAGAGCGTTCGGTTCTGGGACGTCGAGGCGGGCAAGCAGGCCCGCGCCATCGAGAAGGCCCACGAGAACGTCGTCTACGCCGTGGCCTACAGCCCCAATGGAGAGGTCGTCGTCACGGCCGGCGACGACAAGCTGGTCAAGTTCTTCAAGGCGGCCGATGGGGCCCCGCTCTACACCGCCACCGGCCACGGAGCCCCCGTCTACTGCGTCGCCTATCGTCCAGACGGCACGCTCGTCGCCTCGGGCTCGGTCGACAAGACCATCCGCCTCTGGAACGCCGCCGACGGAAAGGAGAAGGCTAAGCTCGACGGCCACCCCGACGACGTCTACTCCCTCTCCTTCAGCCCCGACGGCAAGAAGCTCGCCTCCATCGGATACGGCGGCAACCTCTTCCTCTGGGATGTGGACGGGGCCAAGGCCATCTTCAACCAGAAGATTGCCCCCAACACCATGGCCTACGGCGTCGCCTTCAGCCCGGATGGGAAGCAGCTCGCCGTGGCCGCCTCCGACAACAAGGCCTACATCCTCGACGTCCCCTGA
- the hemQ gene encoding hydrogen peroxide-dependent heme synthase, translating into MSQGTETDAPEAPAETPPSPAEHAPAEVKATGRPPQAGGRPGAHGHLAPEKIEATLKPEAGYHVMHLYFKLNRGALAHKGKGERRKAVKQLALILDKASHPKIAEFQCFGVPGHKADFGVIMAGTDLRAIHDAQVAIQASLLGQTLSMPYSFYSITEISEYVPSVDDYGKILRDREGIDPETPSYKAKVAAYESRLGPMNKQRITPEFPDWPCLCFYPMSKMREGDQNWYTQPFDVRSELMSQHGKSGMKFAGKVSQIITASTGLDDWEWGVTLWAKNPTYLKDIVYTMRFDESSARYALFGDFYFGFILPPAELLDSLKI; encoded by the coding sequence ATGAGCCAAGGAACCGAGACCGACGCACCCGAGGCTCCCGCGGAAACTCCTCCCAGCCCGGCCGAGCACGCCCCGGCCGAGGTCAAGGCAACGGGCCGTCCCCCACAGGCCGGGGGCCGCCCCGGAGCCCACGGTCACCTGGCCCCCGAGAAGATCGAGGCGACCCTGAAGCCTGAGGCCGGCTATCACGTCATGCACCTCTACTTCAAGCTGAATCGGGGGGCCCTCGCCCATAAAGGCAAGGGAGAGCGACGCAAGGCGGTCAAGCAGCTCGCGCTGATCCTGGACAAGGCCTCGCACCCCAAGATCGCCGAGTTCCAGTGCTTCGGCGTGCCGGGCCACAAGGCCGACTTTGGCGTGATCATGGCCGGGACCGACCTACGCGCGATCCACGACGCCCAGGTCGCCATCCAGGCTTCGCTGCTCGGCCAGACGCTGTCGATGCCCTATTCCTTCTACTCAATCACCGAGATCTCCGAGTACGTCCCCAGCGTGGACGACTACGGCAAGATCCTCAGAGACCGCGAGGGGATCGACCCCGAAACGCCGTCCTATAAGGCGAAGGTGGCAGCCTATGAGAGCCGCCTGGGGCCGATGAACAAGCAGCGGATCACGCCCGAGTTCCCCGACTGGCCCTGCCTTTGCTTCTATCCCATGAGCAAGATGCGCGAGGGGGACCAGAACTGGTACACACAGCCCTTCGACGTGCGGTCGGAGCTGATGAGCCAGCACGGAAAGAGCGGCATGAAGTTCGCCGGCAAGGTCAGCCAGATCATCACCGCATCCACCGGCCTGGATGACTGGGAGTGGGGCGTCACCCTCTGGGCGAAGAACCCGACCTATCTGAAGGACATCGTCTACACGATGCGCTTCGACGAGAGCTCGGCGCGCTATGCCCTGTTCGGAGACTTCTACTTCGGCTTCATCCTGCCGCCGGCCGAGCTGCTCGACTCGCTCAAGATCTGA
- a CDS encoding cytidylate kinase-like family protein: protein MAVSDAANSAVETTGWVSPGAWPGAIRRWLSRTPLRRRDPSPPAPAVARFRNLTISREAGAGAGTLSRLVATRLDWKVYDHELLEEIARRMEVPAEEVRATDELSPSVIQDWLLPLREEHYAPQEAYLDHLAKLVDAIGQAGQCIIVGRGAGFLLPPESTLKVRIVAPLKFRAARLAQRMNISNRSARAAARDLDRRRAAFERTMYRVDVNDLHNYDIVLDTAALGLTIASELVVRAIQLGLPPKPRRAEFLQAVRTEPEPDADSNTLA from the coding sequence ATGGCCGTGTCGGACGCGGCAAACAGTGCGGTCGAGACGACGGGCTGGGTGTCTCCCGGGGCCTGGCCGGGCGCCATCCGGCGCTGGCTTTCGCGCACGCCACTCAGACGCCGGGATCCTTCGCCGCCCGCTCCCGCCGTCGCCCGGTTTCGCAACCTCACCATCAGCCGTGAGGCCGGTGCGGGCGCAGGAACCCTCAGTCGACTGGTGGCGACCAGGCTCGACTGGAAGGTTTACGACCACGAACTGCTCGAAGAAATCGCGCGGCGGATGGAAGTCCCGGCCGAGGAGGTCCGCGCCACCGACGAGCTGTCTCCCAGCGTCATCCAGGACTGGCTGCTCCCCCTTCGTGAAGAGCATTACGCGCCGCAGGAGGCGTACCTCGATCACCTGGCCAAGCTCGTCGATGCCATCGGCCAGGCCGGCCAGTGCATCATCGTTGGCCGCGGCGCGGGGTTCCTGCTACCCCCCGAGTCGACCCTCAAGGTTCGGATCGTCGCCCCCTTGAAGTTCCGAGCCGCCAGGCTGGCCCAGCGGATGAACATCTCCAACCGGTCGGCGAGGGCCGCTGCGCGCGACCTCGACCGCCGTCGGGCCGCCTTTGAACGCACGATGTACCGGGTCGACGTCAACGATCTCCACAACTATGACATCGTCCTGGACACCGCAGCCCTCGGACTGACCATCGCCTCGGAGCTGGTCGTCCGGGCCATCCAGCTTGGCCTCCCCCCAAAGCCCAGACGAGCGGAATTTCTTCAGGCTGTGAGAACAGAACCTGAACCCGATGCCGATTCGAATACCCTCGCATGA